A portion of the Lolium rigidum isolate FL_2022 chromosome 1, APGP_CSIRO_Lrig_0.1, whole genome shotgun sequence genome contains these proteins:
- the LOC124692511 gene encoding auxin-responsive protein IAA21-like gives MAPPQERDYIGLSPAAAAATELRLGLPGTEDAAPDGDGATAGSPLTLELLSKGGAKRGFAGAAGGKAVAEEEDDEKKKAQAPAAKAQVVGWPPIRSYRKNTMATNLSTPRSKDEVEAKQAPVPECLYVKVSMDGAPYLRKVDLKMYKNYKDLSLELEKKFSCFTVGHGESNGKSGRDGLSDCRLMDLKSGAELVLTYEDKDGDWMLVGDVPWRMFTDSCRRMRIMKGSDAVGLAPRATEKIKNQK, from the exons ATGGCGCCGCCACAGGAGCGAGACTACATCGGgctgtcgccggcggcggcggcagccacgGAGTTGCGCCTGGGGCTTCCGGGGACGGAGGATGCTGCACCGGATGGCGATGGAGCGACAGCGGGGTCGCCTTTGACGCTCGAGCTTCTGTCCAAGGGCGGGGCGAAACGTGGGTTCGCCGGCGCAGCGGGAGGCAAGgcagtggcggaggaggaggacgacgagaagaagaaggcgcaGGCGCCGGCCGCAAA GGCGCAGGTTGTAGGATGGCCACCAATCCGCAGTTACAGGAAGAACACTATGGCGACGAACCTATCTACTCCAAGAAGCAAAGACGAAGTCGAGGCAAAGCAGGCGCCAGTGCCAGAGTGCCTTTATGTCAAGGTTAGCATGGATGGTGCGCCTTATCTCAGGAAGGTGGATCTTAAGATGTACAAGAACTACAAGGATCTCTCTCTGGAGCTGGAGAAGAAATTCAGCTGCTTTACTGTTG GCCATGGTGAATCGAATGGTAAATCGGGAAGAGATGGCTTATCTGATTGCCGACTGATGGATCTTAAGAGCGGGGCTGAACTTGTGCTCACTTATGAGGACAAGGATGGAGATTGGATGCTTGTCGGTGATGTTCCATGGCG AATGTTCACAGACAGCTGTAGGAGGATGAGGATCATGAAGGGATCAGATGCAGTGGGCCTTG CTCCGAGAGCCACTGAGAAGATCAAGAACCAGAAATAG